The nucleotide sequence GTGATCAATCTCATGTATCAACAAGAGTAATGGGAACCTATGGATATTGTGCTCCTGAATATGCTTTGACTGGGCAATTGACAGTTAAATCTGATGTGTATAGCTTTGGAGTTGTTCTCTTGGAGTTGATTACTGGAAGGAAGGCCATTGACAGTACCAAGCCACATGCTGAGCAAAATCTCGTTTCATGGGTAGGCTTTCTCTACTTTTTCTATGGCTTACCTGATTTTCATGGCTTAATGCCGTGACTGAATACTAAGTGGTAATAGATAGGCATTTAAACTTATCTTTCAACTCCCACAATTTGAGAGGCGTGAAATTTTGAATATGTTCTCCTTTTCATCTTTTTTGTTGGGAACCAGATCTTGTTACTCGTTGTGGGAGATAGTTTATAGTGTTTTTCCTTGTGAAACTCAAGGGCAAACACACCTTAAGAAATGGACTTAGAGATTTTCCATTGCACTGTGAGGCATCTGAAACTAAGTCTCGAGTTTTGCTTTAATCTTTCAAGAATGTACGAAGACTTGTTGTTTCTATTTAATTCCATGATCTCACATGCTTGTGGCAGGTTCGTCCCATCTTCAAAGACAGAAAGAGACTTCCAGGCTTGGCTGATCGAAAGCTAAGGGGTCGGTTTCCTATGCGTGGCCTTCATCAAGCTCTTGCGGTAGCATCCATGTGTATCCAAGAAGATGCTGCTGCCCGTCCTATAATTGCTGATGTTGTCACTGCCATGTCCTACTTGGCATCCCAAACATATGATTCAGGTGCAGTCGCTGCAAATAGCAATAGGCCTGGTAGTGAAAGTAGTAGTAGAAACACACATGAAGAAGGTGGAATAATACCGACCATCCTCAACAATGGAAAGCCTGGCCATATGCAGCAAATGGGTTATGAAGTCCTTCCTAAGGAGGTAGCTCCAATGTTGAGGCACAATGTGGACCGAGAACGAGCTTTAGCTGAGGCAAGGCAGTGGGGTGAGAATTGGCGGGAGAAGATGCAAACTTATTACCCTGATGCAGCTCCCACAACTAGTGATGCAACTGGTGCTGAAAGGAGCAAGGATATAAATGAGGGTGTAAGAACACCAACTCACTTCCAGAGTGGAGAGCCAAGGCTGATGCAACATACCAATTCTGACTCCCCAAAGGAGACAGTCCCCATTTTGAGCCGTAATTATGAAGACCTTCCTAAGGAGGTAGCTCCAATGTTGAGGCATAATGTGGAGCGAGAGCGAGCTTTAGCGGAGGCAAAGCAGTGGGGTGAGAACTGGCGAGAGAAGATGCAAACATATTACCCTGATGCAGCTCCCACAACTAGCAATGCCCCTGTTGCTGAAAGGGGCAAGAATGCAAATGAGGGTGGAAGAACACCAACCAACTCCCAGAGTGGAGAGCGGACCCAACATATGAATTCCGA is from Zingiber officinale cultivar Zhangliang chromosome 7B, Zo_v1.1, whole genome shotgun sequence and encodes:
- the LOC122006627 gene encoding probable serine/threonine-protein kinase PBL7, with translation MDCFPCFDSRNRAPLSRDNASDRKREELPMVAPRVEKLSSGNDKMRIRNNLHTEKESLDTKKEPLFVNSAQTFTLRELAAATGNFRSECFLGEGGFGRVYRGRLESTGQLVAVKKLDKNGLQGNREFLVEVLMLSLLHHANLVNLIGYCADGDQRLLVYEYMPLGSLEDHLHDLPPEKEPLNWITRMKIAAGAAKGLEYLHDKASPPVIYRDLKTSNILLDRGFHPKLSDFGLAKLGPVGDQSHVSTRVMGTYGYCAPEYALTGQLTVKSDVYSFGVVLLELITGRKAIDSTKPHAEQNLVSWVRPIFKDRKRLPGLADRKLRGRFPMRGLHQALAVASMCIQEDAAARPIIADVVTAMSYLASQTYDSGAVAANSNRPGSESSSRNTHEEGGIIPTILNNGKPGHMQQMGYEVLPKEVAPMLRHNVDRERALAEARQWGENWREKMQTYYPDAAPTTSDATGAERSKDINEGVRTPTHFQSGEPRLMQHTNSDSPKETVPILSRNYEDLPKEVAPMLRHNVERERALAEAKQWGENWREKMQTYYPDAAPTTSNAPVAERGKNANEGGRTPTNSQSGERTQHMNSDSHKEAATFLRHNSDRERALAEAKMWGQNWLEKTRAKALTEGGFDAANAIG